In the Desulfitobacterium hafniense DCB-2 genome, CTATTCGGAATGCAGGGAAATATCACCGAGTGGCTGGTGTTAGTGGTTGTCTTATTTTCCTCATTATTGATGCGGAGATTCTGGTGCCGCTTTTTTTGTCCGGGAATGATTGTCAATAGAATTATTTTGAGATTAAGGCATCATTTGATTGATTTTAAGAGGAAATTGGGAGCAAAATCAAACCAAGGGTGTTCAGCACAAAATTCAGTGGATCAATGAGGTGCGACGATGAATTCCAGCGAAAATAAACAGGATAAGCTATTTCTACTCCTCATTGGTTCAACTGTTTTGTTGATTAGTATCAACTTTTTGTCCCGCTTTATTTAAGGAAGAGATAGGGAGGTGATGAGAAAAAAGACCTTAGTAAGATCGGTTCGGATACATTATGTAATTAAGAAATGGAGAGGAGCAATTATTATGCCCTATGTAAACATCAGAATCACGAATGAAAACGTCACTCCGGAAAAGAAAGCATTGCTTATCAAGGGAGCTACCCAATTGCTTGTGGATGTGTTGGGCAAAAATCCTAATACAACGGTTGTGGTAATCGATGAGGTCAATACTGATAATTGGGGTATTGGCGGGGAAACTATTACAGCTCGCAGAAAAGACGGCCGCTGACATTTGAAAGGAATCCGGGTTTTATTGAATAAATAGAACCCGGATTATTGTGAATCAGCATGGAAAAATTATTATTTGGTATTTCCGGTTTGCCCCTGGGTGATGGGACGAAACGGTTTAATTATGCAACCGGCATACATTATTTAAAGTCTATAGGGCTGGATGCCATGGAACTGCTGTTTGTCCACAGTGTCAATGTGACGGATAACAACAAGGGGGCTATCCTGGAGGCAAAGCAAAAGGAAGGCTTTTATCTCTCAGCCCACGCATCTCATTATATCAACCTAAATTCCAATGATATTGCTAAACAAAATCAATCAATCACCAGAATAATTGATGCGGCAAAAGGGTTAGCAAAGGTTGGAGGAAGGAGCTTGGTATTCCATCCGGGATTCTACATGAGTGACGCCAAGGAAGCTGCTTACGCTACAATTAAAAGCAATTTGATGAGGCTTTCGAGTTGTGGCATAGATTACAGGCTTGAGACAACCGGAAAAGGGTCTCAGTTCGGAACACTGGAAGAGCTGGTTGCTCTTTGTCAAGAGGTGCCCTTATGTAAGCTTTGCCTTGATTTTGCTCATATTCACGCGAGATCAAACGGCGGCCTTAAGAATTATGATGATTTTGCCGGTGTTCTTAAGTACGTCCTTGATCATTTAGGCAGAACGGCCCTGGAGGATTTACACATCCATATGGGTGGAATAAGATACACAGTGAAAGGGGAAAGAAGTCATGCTCCATTACTGGAAAGTGACTTTAATTATCAGGAATGTCTAAGGGCTATAAAAGATTATGATGTCCGGGGATGCATCATAGCTGAAGGGCCTCTTTTAGAAAGAGATGCTTTGCTTTTAAAAGAAACCTATGAAAAGCTGCAATAGGCTGGAAATAATTCTATCTATGATAGGGCTTCTTGGAACTTGCGGAGAAGATAAAAAAGTGATAAATTTTTAAGTAGCAGTAGCCATATTTAATGCTTTTATTGAATATAAAAGTTACACAGGAAACAGCAAAATAAAAAAAGAATGATTAATAAAATAAATTTATCGCAAAAATATTCTTTGTTTTAAAGAATATCTGACCATTAAGGTATTGAAGGACGTTAACAATAGAGAATTGAACAAGGTGATGTTGAATACTATGATATCCGTTGATAAATATACCCGTGGATCTTTTGACTATAAGGCCAATAAGTCGGCACTCCTGATCACCCGGCAGCTAGCCAGGAATTTTAAAGATCAAGATATTGTGATCAGTACGGAACAGTGGAAGATTCTTCTTTACCTGTATCGTGAGGATGGCCAGACCCAGTGCAGCCTATCTGAGGCCACTGGAAAAGATGAGCCCAGCATTTCGCGGATCATTAATACGATGGAAAAAAACAATCTGGTGCTCCGAACCCCTCATCCCAACGATCGCCGTACTAATCTAATTCATCTGACAGAAAGCGGCAGAAATATGAAGGAAATGCTTATGTTTTTGGGCCAAAAAACAAATGAAGAAGTGACACGGGGCATTACCCGGGAAGAAATTGAAACCTGTATTAACGTTCTCGATAAGATTATTGGCAACCTTTCCTGATAGCAGGGGGTATTCCAATCGGGTCATTTTGAGAGTAAAGAAAAGGCGTTTGAGTTCATGAGATGATTCAAGGCAGTAAGGCTAGTAACAATAAGATTGATTTATAAGATATTGTCTATCCAGGAGAGCTTACAATCAGTAGGTTCTTTTTTATTATTGCGCGCATGTATCGGACTTAACCCCATTGGCCACCGTTGTTGAAATGCAATTCCGGTATTGATAAACAATATAACTAAACTTTCCTCAGTTTAAGCTATTAAAAAGATATATAGACACCCTCCTTTATGGTAAAATATTCATAATCAGATGCAAAGCGACCTTGGTAAACTGCCCGAATCATGGGACGTTTTGATTTGAAATAAACGTTATCAAGGGAGAGGCAATGGGTATGACTGCGGTAAAAAAATGGAATAGCATTAAAAATAAGAAAAGCAAAGTGTGGTGTGGGTGTGCGTCCTTGCTGATCGTCATGCTTCTGTCCGCCTGCACAAACCCGGCTCTGTCCGGTGATCAGACGGACAACACTCCTCCACCTTCCGAACCGCCTGGTGTTTCAGCACCGGCACAGGATACCCCTGTGTCTAACGGGACAGAACACGAGGCAACGCAGCCGACAGCCCCTGCTGTACAGAAATACTACAACTACTTTGTGGATCACCACACCCTGGTGGATAACAGAGTATTTACCATCAATGAAAATACGCTGCAGGACGATGTGATCTACTTTGCCTTCATGAATACGGAGCCGGCGGAGGGAACGTCGGCTAATATCCGCACGCAGAAGCAGGTCGATGATGTCCTGATGAAGTATTTCGGGATCAAGCCGAAAAGATACAGCACAGGGATCTCCAGTATGACGGCCAGCGGAGATGTTCAGATGGGCAGTGTGATTGAGGATGTGATCCGGGTGCACCGGCTGCTTTTAAAGCAGCTTACCGATAACGGCAACGGCAGTTACAGTGCGGTTTTTAAACTGTATCAAATCCAGACGGATCGCGTGCTGCCCGACTTAGATCGCAGGATTCTTGAGGGGGATCCGGGAATGGAGGTCTACCATACGCAGGATGTGAAGGCGACTTTCACCGAAATCCCGGAGGGAGAGTCGTATTATTTAAAGTTCAGCGAATTTACCCTGATACCCCGTGAAGGACCATTTGCCTCACCGCCCCAGGAGACGGACTACTTAAAAAAGGTAAGCCGCGATGAACTAAAATCCTTTCACGGGCTTGCCATCGGCATGACCCTGGATGAGGCGAAAAAGCTGCTTAAGCTGCCCGAAGGGGCCTATGAGTATCGTGAAGACAGCTATGCTGATTATACCCTGGTCAATGCCGACGGCTGGAGCTATACCTTCCGCACTCTCCCCAAGGAAAAGAGCGATGACAAAAACCAATATCTTATGGCGATCAACATCCGCGACTATCTCGATGTGATTTTCCGTGACATCAAGCTGGGGGACGCTTATGAAGACGTGATCAAAAAATTCCCTTCAGGCCAGGAAGAAGGCCAGCTACCTGGCTCGCCGGACAGCTATTTTACCCGCGACTACCGATTTGCCTCCACCCTGCATAATGTGGATATTTTTACCGGCGATGTACACATCGCCATGCTGTTCGGGCGGTATGACACACTGGCGTGGGCGGATATCTACTCCACCGATTACTGAAGCGGTTTGCCTGGGAAAACGAGGTCATGGTATGAAGCAAACGCGATACAATACGGGTAAAAAATGGAGGGCCCTGCATGAAGAGAATATTAAACATTGATAACATGCCCAGGGAGCATATCGATGATCCGGATTTTCAATCAAAAATGCAAACCTTATTAATAGGTAACGCTTTGGGATGTGAAAAAATCTATGTCAACATAGATTATGTAAAACCAGGCGGCAAGAGCGTAAAATACCATTCCCATTCGAAGCAAGAGGAGTTTTTTCTCATCATGCAGGGGAGTGGTCTATTGAGGATGAATGGTGAAGAGGTATCCATTAAAACGGGTGATGTCATTTCCAAACCTGCCGGTCAGGAGATCGCCCATCAATTCATTAACAATGGTTCGGAGATCCTGCAGATACTTGATGCAGGTACTCGTGAAAAGGATGATATTGCGACATATCCTGATGAAAACGTAGTCTTTATAAGGAACAAAGGTTTGGTTTTTGATATTAAAGATTGTATGAAAGGCTGGACCTCCGATCCGAATTCATAATACTGAAAGGCTCATCTTCCTTAGCGCTATATAACAGATTCTTTTTTAATATGAGTAAATGCTCAAAACGAAACGGTTTTCAAGCAGCAGATAAAAGTGTGGGATAGTGTTTGTTAAACCTGCTGGTACATCTCTCTGAAAATCTGGAGATGGTACATCTCGTCCTGGATGATGCGGCGTAAGATGGCTACAATATTCATATCGCAGATGGTATCCGCCTGATGGGAATATTTGCGGATGGCTGCTTCCTCTGCTTGGATTGATTCGGCGATCAGAGGGCGCACCCCGTGGGGATAACCGATATAGGAAGGGGACCACCATTGCATACAATCCCGGCAGCTCCAAAGCCGCGGGTCCGCTCCCAGCAGCAGGGCGAGCTCGGCGAATATATTGAGATGGTGCATTTCAACGATGCTGATATCGCGAAAGCAGGCTGAGATCCAACTATACTGGGGTTTCGTCACAACGGAGATATAGAAATACCGAGTAACATCGCTCATTTCGGAAACGGCGTCCCCCATGTTGCCAAGCATCTCACAGGCATAAACGGGATTGGGGCCGACCACCCGCACCGGCGGATACGGCACATCCACCCTGTACCGACATGTGTTGATGTTGTTATCATTCATCGCCATGCTCCCTTTCCCATTTTGATTATGATACAATTTATTCGGGCGAAGAGGAGATTATAACAGTGCCGTTAACTTGGGCGGATTGACATGCCGCGGGGAACGGAGCAAAAAATAAGGGACCGCAGCGTCTTCAGATTGTCTTATCTGATAGAGCG is a window encoding:
- a CDS encoding TIM barrel protein, with translation MEKLLFGISGLPLGDGTKRFNYATGIHYLKSIGLDAMELLFVHSVNVTDNNKGAILEAKQKEGFYLSAHASHYINLNSNDIAKQNQSITRIIDAAKGLAKVGGRSLVFHPGFYMSDAKEAAYATIKSNLMRLSSCGIDYRLETTGKGSQFGTLEELVALCQEVPLCKLCLDFAHIHARSNGGLKNYDDFAGVLKYVLDHLGRTALEDLHIHMGGIRYTVKGERSHAPLLESDFNYQECLRAIKDYDVRGCIIAEGPLLERDALLLKETYEKLQ
- a CDS encoding MarR family winged helix-turn-helix transcriptional regulator; the protein is MISVDKYTRGSFDYKANKSALLITRQLARNFKDQDIVISTEQWKILLYLYREDGQTQCSLSEATGKDEPSISRIINTMEKNNLVLRTPHPNDRRTNLIHLTESGRNMKEMLMFLGQKTNEEVTRGITREEIETCINVLDKIIGNLS
- a CDS encoding ferritin-like domain-containing protein gives rise to the protein MAMNDNNINTCRYRVDVPYPPVRVVGPNPVYACEMLGNMGDAVSEMSDVTRYFYISVVTKPQYSWISACFRDISIVEMHHLNIFAELALLLGADPRLWSCRDCMQWWSPSYIGYPHGVRPLIAESIQAEEAAIRKYSHQADTICDMNIVAILRRIIQDEMYHLQIFREMYQQV
- a CDS encoding cupin domain-containing protein → MKRILNIDNMPREHIDDPDFQSKMQTLLIGNALGCEKIYVNIDYVKPGGKSVKYHSHSKQEEFFLIMQGSGLLRMNGEEVSIKTGDVISKPAGQEIAHQFINNGSEILQILDAGTREKDDIATYPDENVVFIRNKGLVFDIKDCMKGWTSDPNS
- a CDS encoding 2-hydroxymuconate tautomerase family protein; this encodes MPYVNIRITNENVTPEKKALLIKGATQLLVDVLGKNPNTTVVVIDEVNTDNWGIGGETITARRKDGR